The proteins below come from a single Chryseobacterium sp. MA9 genomic window:
- a CDS encoding alpha/beta hydrolase, translated as MSHILNIKTAGIPLNQAEKALIMVHGRGGSAQDILSLSQHLNVKDYALLAPQALNHTWYPYSFIAPVEQNEPWLSSALEMVDETVKAAVKAGIKTENIYFFGFSQGACLTLEFLARNAQKFGGAAAIIGGVIGDKINRENYKGDFSETPVFLGTSNPDFHVPVERVYATANILREMNADVTEKVYANFGHSINEEEIELANSIIFK; from the coding sequence ATGAGTCATATTTTAAATATAAAAACAGCAGGAATTCCATTAAATCAGGCAGAAAAAGCTTTGATCATGGTTCATGGACGCGGAGGAAGCGCTCAGGATATTCTGAGTTTATCCCAGCATCTGAATGTAAAAGATTATGCACTGCTAGCCCCACAAGCTTTGAATCATACCTGGTATCCCTATTCATTTATAGCTCCGGTAGAACAAAACGAACCATGGTTATCATCAGCCCTTGAAATGGTTGATGAAACAGTGAAAGCTGCTGTAAAAGCCGGAATTAAAACTGAAAACATATACTTTTTCGGATTTTCTCAGGGTGCCTGTCTTACTCTGGAGTTTTTGGCCCGTAATGCTCAGAAGTTTGGTGGAGCAGCAGCCATTATTGGCGGAGTAATAGGAGATAAGATTAATCGTGAAAACTATAAAGGTGACTTTTCCGAAACTCCTGTTTTTCTTGGAACCAGCAATCCAGATTTTCACGTTCCTGTAGAAAGAGTATATGCTACAGCCAACATCTTAAGAGAAATGAATGCAGATGTAACAGAAAAAGTATATGCCAATTTTGGACATTCTATTAACGAGGAAGAAATTGAATTGGCCAACTCAATAATATTTAAGTAA
- a CDS encoding Na+/H+ antiporter: MHEQLLLILGLLLLVMMLVMLAQRIKIAYPIFLVLAGLGISFIPGVPVLKLDPDIIFLIFLPPLLYEAAWYTSWNDFWKWKRPISLLAFGLVFLTSLVVAYTSQMLIPGFTLALGFLLGGIVSPPDAVAATTVLKGLKVPKRTLAILEGESLINDASSLIVFRFALAAVMTGAFSMHEAAGQFFLVAGMGIVVGIAGAHIFYAIHRFLPTTPAIDAAITVITPYILFLSAEHFHFSGVMAVVSGGLFMSFRAHEIFKTGTTRINMTGVWNTLIFVMNALVFVLIGLELPDIINGLGEISLMEGIKYGLIISLIVIIVRLLWIYPVAHIPRWLSEKARRDPSPGWKNPLIIGWAGMRGVVSLATALSIPVMMNTQSEFPMRNLIIFITFVVIFVTLVFQGLTLPLVIRLTKIEEIDPILPSHEQQAGIQMRLDKLAVQKLDKEYNELVNNNSLLENFKKALETDIKLHQNHLNSLEMCTNRQNDMAEYHNVMLHIFALQRKELFQMKREKSFSEDEIRKAESQLDLNELKITGNKHL; this comes from the coding sequence ATGCACGAACAACTACTTTTAATCCTGGGACTTTTATTACTCGTTATGATGCTGGTCATGCTGGCACAGCGGATCAAAATTGCTTATCCTATCTTTCTGGTACTTGCCGGATTGGGGATTAGTTTTATTCCGGGAGTACCTGTTTTAAAGCTTGATCCGGATATTATATTCCTGATTTTCTTACCACCTCTTTTATATGAAGCGGCCTGGTATACCTCATGGAATGATTTCTGGAAATGGAAACGCCCTATTAGTCTTCTCGCTTTTGGTCTGGTATTTCTGACCTCTCTGGTGGTTGCTTATACTTCACAAATGCTGATTCCGGGATTTACACTGGCATTGGGTTTTTTATTGGGCGGAATTGTTTCACCACCAGATGCAGTGGCAGCTACTACGGTTTTAAAAGGATTAAAAGTTCCAAAACGTACTCTTGCTATACTGGAAGGGGAAAGTCTGATCAATGATGCCTCTTCACTGATTGTTTTCAGATTTGCGCTTGCCGCAGTAATGACAGGAGCTTTCTCAATGCATGAAGCAGCAGGACAGTTTTTTCTGGTAGCAGGAATGGGAATTGTAGTAGGAATCGCGGGAGCTCATATTTTTTATGCAATTCACCGTTTTTTACCTACAACACCTGCCATTGATGCTGCCATTACAGTGATTACGCCTTATATTCTGTTTCTTTCTGCAGAACATTTTCATTTTTCGGGAGTAATGGCTGTGGTGAGCGGAGGATTGTTTATGTCTTTCCGTGCTCATGAAATTTTTAAAACAGGAACTACAAGAATTAATATGACAGGAGTCTGGAATACCCTGATCTTTGTAATGAACGCTTTGGTTTTTGTATTAATAGGTCTGGAACTTCCGGATATCATCAATGGATTGGGCGAAATTTCATTAATGGAAGGAATCAAATATGGGTTAATTATAAGTTTGATCGTAATTATAGTACGTCTGTTATGGATTTATCCTGTGGCTCATATTCCAAGATGGCTGAGTGAAAAAGCCCGCCGTGATCCAAGTCCGGGATGGAAAAATCCATTAATTATAGGATGGGCAGGAATGAGAGGAGTCGTTTCTTTGGCTACAGCTCTGTCTATTCCGGTAATGATGAATACCCAGTCCGAATTTCCGATGAGAAACCTGATCATTTTTATCACATTTGTAGTTATTTTTGTGACATTGGTCTTTCAGGGATTGACACTGCCTTTGGTGATCAGACTGACAAAAATAGAAGAAATTGACCCTATTCTTCCTTCTCATGAACAGCAGGCGGGAATTCAAATGAGACTGGATAAACTTGCAGTCCAAAAACTTGATAAAGAGTATAATGAATTGGTGAACAATAATAGTCTGCTTGAGAATTTTAAAAAAGCTTTGGAAACCGATATCAAACTTCACCAGAATCATTTAAACTCTTTGGAAATGTGTACCAACAGACAAAATGATATGGCAGAGTATCATAACGTGATGCTGCATATATTTGCCCTGCAGAGAAAAGAACTGTTTCAAATGAAACGTGAAAAAAGCTTCAGCGAAGACGAGATAAGAAAAGCAGAATCACAACTGGATCTGAATGAATTGAAAATTACTGGAAATAAGCATTTGTAG
- a CDS encoding VOC family protein translates to MKLITGLHHVTAITGNAQENIDFYTGVLGLRLVKKTVNFDYSDVYHFYFGDEYGTPGTIMTTFPYGKDLINGRHGKGMLNTTAFSVSIEALDYWMNRLEQFNIPFKQPQQRFSDEVFIYLEDFDGLGLELVFNDKDERKGYYNGYIPKDYAIKGIHHVEIWQDAYERTAALLTTQMDHKVIKETPDRLRLGTENMPGKYVDLLSTPSALKGLAGRGTVHHVAFATPDAVSQLEMVKRLNAYGLEHTEVKDRKYFTSVYFKEPGGVLFEIATSGPGFDVDEEAAFLGEDLQLPQQFEKRRERLKAVLPAINYPTEKFR, encoded by the coding sequence ATGAAACTTATCACAGGACTGCATCATGTAACGGCAATTACCGGCAATGCACAGGAAAATATAGATTTTTATACCGGTGTTTTAGGACTTCGTTTAGTCAAAAAAACGGTCAATTTTGATTACTCGGATGTTTATCATTTTTATTTCGGTGACGAATACGGTACACCAGGAACGATTATGACTACTTTTCCTTATGGTAAAGATCTTATCAATGGCAGACATGGGAAAGGAATGCTTAATACCACTGCATTTTCCGTTTCTATAGAAGCTCTGGATTATTGGATGAACCGTCTGGAACAGTTCAACATCCCTTTTAAGCAGCCGCAGCAAAGGTTTTCTGATGAAGTTTTTATTTATCTTGAAGATTTTGATGGGTTAGGATTGGAATTGGTTTTTAATGATAAAGATGAAAGAAAAGGATATTACAATGGTTATATTCCTAAAGATTATGCCATAAAAGGAATCCATCACGTAGAAATCTGGCAGGATGCCTACGAAAGAACGGCAGCTCTTCTGACCACTCAGATGGATCATAAAGTGATTAAGGAAACTCCTGACAGACTGAGATTGGGAACAGAAAATATGCCTGGGAAATATGTAGACCTTTTATCTACTCCCAGTGCTCTGAAAGGATTGGCAGGAAGAGGTACCGTTCACCATGTAGCTTTTGCGACTCCGGATGCAGTATCTCAGCTTGAAATGGTAAAGAGGTTAAATGCATACGGACTGGAACATACTGAAGTGAAGGACAGAAAATATTTTACCTCAGTCTATTTTAAAGAGCCGGGTGGAGTTTTGTTTGAAATTGCAACTTCCGGTCCCGGGTTCGATGTGGATGAAGAAGCCGCATTTTTAGGAGAAGATCTGCAATTGCCGCAACAGTTTGAAAAAAGAAGAGAACGTTTGAAAGCAGTTCTTCCCGCAATTAATTATCCAACAGAAAAATTCAGATAG
- a CDS encoding EamA family transporter, translating to MSNSKNKWLIPLAFTNIYVIWGITFLAISFGLKGFPPFILSGLRFLVAGILMIGYLLSKGEKADSLINWKKNAVTGILILTGGTGLVAWGEQYVTASEAAISIATGPFWFIAIDRKNWKYYFSDKFIPIGLAIGFAGLIMFLKGSVNSNATHAIADGNLRITAFVVLGLSSIAWVLGSLYSKKNPASQSTFMNIAQQLIVAGLASFLIAFIRKEWTGFSVSAVPLSAWFGVLFLIFFGSIVAYLSYIWLLSVKPAALVSTHTYINPIVTVIAGWIVASQSINGGQLYGLFIILLGVLLTNVTKYFRLSKRSKVKIRRIRRLFNRAGRPYQPI from the coding sequence ATGAGCAATTCTAAAAACAAATGGTTGATTCCATTGGCTTTTACAAATATCTATGTGATATGGGGAATTACGTTTTTAGCTATTTCATTTGGCTTAAAAGGTTTTCCGCCATTCATTCTTTCAGGATTAAGATTTCTGGTTGCCGGAATTCTGATGATTGGATATCTTCTTTCTAAAGGAGAAAAAGCAGATTCTCTGATCAACTGGAAGAAAAATGCAGTTACCGGTATTCTTATTCTTACCGGAGGAACAGGACTTGTAGCCTGGGGAGAACAATATGTAACAGCTTCAGAAGCGGCAATATCTATTGCAACCGGACCGTTCTGGTTTATTGCGATCGACAGAAAAAACTGGAAATATTATTTCTCAGATAAATTCATACCGATAGGATTGGCCATTGGATTTGCAGGATTAATTATGTTTTTAAAAGGCAGCGTAAATTCAAATGCTACTCATGCAATTGCTGACGGAAACCTTCGTATTACGGCGTTTGTTGTATTAGGTTTAAGTTCCATCGCATGGGTACTGGGATCTTTATATTCAAAGAAAAATCCGGCTTCTCAATCTACCTTTATGAATATTGCTCAACAGCTTATAGTAGCAGGATTAGCTTCTTTTTTAATCGCTTTTATAAGAAAAGAATGGACTGGTTTTTCAGTTTCTGCAGTTCCGTTATCGGCATGGTTTGGGGTCCTATTTTTGATCTTCTTTGGATCGATAGTCGCTTATTTGTCGTACATTTGGCTTCTGTCCGTTAAACCCGCTGCTTTGGTAAGCACCCACACCTATATCAATCCTATTGTAACAGTGATTGCAGGTTGGATTGTTGCCAGCCAAAGCATCAATGGAGGTCAGCTGTATGGTTTATTCATCATATTGCTGGGAGTACTTCTAACGAATGTCACCAAGTATTTCAGACTTTCAAAACGGTCAAAGGTAAAAATCAGAAGAATAAGAAGATTGTTTAACAGAGCAGGCAGACCATATCAGCCAATTTAA
- a CDS encoding GNAT family N-acetyltransferase: MERTEIVLEGRKGEIQLFSDDHKAGKMDISVIGKKLTVYHTEVNPEYEGKGFAKILLERLVSYARENDLKILPLCPYVHAQFKRHQEEYNDVWMKEEL; the protein is encoded by the coding sequence ATGGAAAGAACAGAAATAGTTTTAGAAGGAAGAAAAGGTGAAATCCAGCTTTTCTCAGACGATCACAAAGCCGGTAAAATGGATATTTCAGTCATTGGAAAAAAACTGACGGTTTACCACACCGAAGTGAATCCGGAATATGAAGGAAAAGGCTTTGCTAAAATATTATTGGAAAGACTGGTTTCCTACGCAAGAGAAAATGATTTAAAAATTCTACCGCTGTGTCCTTATGTTCACGCACAGTTTAAACGTCATCAGGAAGAATACAATGATGTATGGATGAAGGAAGAACTGTAG
- a CDS encoding Crp/Fnr family transcriptional regulator, with translation MFENIIKNITRFISITPEEEKKITDLLVCQSFPKKTVLLREGEICQFEGYIHKGCVRMYCLDDDGTEVTLLFAIEDWWISDIASFQEQKPSKVYIETLEDSEIYMLNPTTKEKLLQVIPKFERVFRMLVQRNLATLQSRLVNTISKTASDRYLEFIRVYPSIPQRVAQYYIASYLGVSKEFVSTIRKRLASKKEK, from the coding sequence ATGTTCGAAAATATCATCAAAAATATTACACGATTTATTTCAATCACTCCGGAAGAAGAAAAAAAAATCACAGATCTGCTTGTTTGTCAGTCGTTTCCAAAGAAAACAGTTTTACTCAGAGAAGGAGAGATCTGCCAGTTTGAAGGTTATATTCACAAAGGATGTGTAAGAATGTATTGTTTGGATGATGACGGTACAGAAGTCACTCTTCTGTTTGCCATTGAAGACTGGTGGATCAGTGATATTGCATCATTTCAGGAGCAGAAGCCTTCTAAAGTGTATATCGAAACTCTGGAAGATTCAGAAATCTATATGTTGAATCCCACAACGAAAGAAAAATTACTGCAGGTGATTCCTAAATTCGAAAGGGTTTTCAGAATGCTGGTTCAGAGAAATCTGGCAACATTGCAGAGCCGATTGGTAAACACTATTTCCAAAACCGCATCAGACAGATACCTTGAATTTATCAGAGTATACCCTTCAATCCCACAAAGAGTAGCACAGTATTATATCGCTTCCTACCTTGGTGTTTCAAAAGAATTTGTAAGTACCATCAGAAAACGTCTTGCTTCAAAGAAGGAGAAATAA
- a CDS encoding ring-cleaving dioxygenase: MDNRILGLHHITAIADNAKRNLDFYTQVLGVRLVKKTVNFDDPGTYHFYFGNENGTPGTILTFFPWEGIGKGNNGSGMATHIGYSVPRGSLEFWKNRLKSFNVNVEEGEVFGEKMISFKDPDGLQLQFIEPAGEDSRKVWTTDDIKDEYALKGFHNVTLTLKKADPTIKVLTDVLGYSLQKQEGERYRFATDAIDTANLVDIIENDTIPAGRNAAGTNHHIAFRVKDDNVLMEYREKALSAGLSITPKINRDYFYSLYFREPGGVLFEIATDNPGFTVDEPLNELGKNLKLPAQYEGMREKIEGVLPNLS, from the coding sequence ATGGACAATAGAATATTAGGTCTGCATCATATTACTGCAATAGCAGACAATGCCAAAAGAAATTTAGATTTTTATACTCAGGTTTTAGGAGTAAGACTGGTGAAAAAAACGGTAAACTTTGACGATCCGGGAACTTATCATTTCTATTTTGGGAATGAAAACGGAACGCCTGGAACCATTCTTACTTTCTTTCCATGGGAAGGAATTGGTAAAGGAAACAATGGAAGCGGAATGGCTACCCATATCGGATATTCAGTACCCAGAGGAAGCCTTGAATTCTGGAAAAACCGTTTGAAAAGCTTTAATGTAAACGTAGAAGAAGGAGAAGTGTTTGGAGAAAAAATGATCTCTTTCAAAGATCCGGATGGTCTTCAGTTACAGTTTATAGAACCTGCAGGTGAAGACAGTAGAAAAGTATGGACAACAGATGATATCAAGGATGAGTATGCATTGAAAGGCTTTCATAATGTAACTTTAACCTTAAAAAAAGCAGATCCTACAATCAAAGTTCTGACTGATGTTTTAGGATACAGCCTGCAGAAACAGGAAGGAGAAAGATACAGATTTGCTACTGATGCAATTGATACCGCTAATCTTGTTGATATTATTGAAAACGATACAATTCCAGCCGGAAGAAACGCTGCCGGAACCAATCATCATATTGCATTCAGAGTAAAAGATGACAATGTTTTGATGGAATATCGTGAAAAAGCCTTATCCGCAGGTTTAAGTATCACTCCGAAGATCAACAGAGACTATTTCTATTCACTGTATTTCCGTGAGCCAGGTGGTGTTTTGTTTGAAATTGCAACTGACAACCCGGGATTTACGGTGGATGAACCTTTGAACGAATTGGGAAAAAACCTGAAGCTTCCTGCACAGTATGAAGGAATGCGTGAGAAAATAGAAGGAGTGCTTCCGAACTTATCATAG